GATCTTGAGGGGGGTACAATTGTTGATCAAAAAAATAATGATGAACAGAGAGATCGATAACCCAATTATCTGCGATTTGGATTGCGCTTCGAGGTACGCGAAAATTTTCTTGAGCATGTTAATGCGGTAAATCTGGAGCGGGTGAAGGGAATCGAACCCTCGTCTCAAGCTTGGGAAGCTCGCATTCTACCATTGAACCACACCCGCGAAAATCGCTGGTCGGACGGCATAATATAACATTTTCAAAATGAGATTGGAGAGGAGCGCAGGACCAGAGCGGCGTTTGAGCCGCCGAATCCGAACGAATGAGTCAGGATGTGTGTCAGGCGTTTCGAACGGCTTTTCTGCGGCACGTAATCCAGGTCACACTCCGGATCCGGGTTTTCGAGATTGAGGGTGGGGGGAATATGGCTGTGCTTCATCGCCAAGAGGCTGATGGCCACCTCCATGGCTCCCGTTGCCCCTAAGGCGTGGCCATGCATCGCTTTGGTGGCGCTGATCGGGATCTCCCGCGCGGCTGGGCCCAGAGCTATTTTCAGCGCCAGCGTTTCGGTTTTATCGTTAATCGGCGTGGAACTGCCGTGAGCATTGATCGCGTCAAGCGCGGAAGGCTCGAGACGAGACTCTTTTAAAGCCAATTGAATAGCCCGCGCGACTTGTGACCCGTCCGGCCTCGGAAAAGTCATGCGATAAGCGTCGCTGGTGACGCCGTAGCCCAGGATCTCCGCATAAATCGGCCCGCCTCGCTTGACCGCATGTTCCAGTTCCTCCAGGACAAAAAGAGCCGCTCCCTCTCCCATCACAAACCCATCCCGCGCGCGGTCAAAAGGGCGGGAGGCTTGTTCCGGCGCGTCATTGCGGGTCGACATCGCCCGAATGAGGTCAAAGGCTCCGAAACAAAGCGGTGCCAGAGGAGCCTCCGCACCTCCGGCGAGCATGACCTCAACCTGACCCGCCTGGATCATCCGGAAGGCTTCCCCGATCGCGATGGTGCCTGCCGCGCAGCTGTTGGCGTTGGAAAGGGCGGGACCATTTAAACCAAAAGCGATGGAGACGTTTGAAGCGCCCGCGCCGGTAAAAACCGATAGGGCGATCAGCCGATCAACCGCCTGAAGCCCTTCCTGGACGAGGTGTGTATGTTCCTCTTCCGCATGGCCGATGCCGCCTAAGGCTGATCCGACATAGGTCCCTGCATGGTCCGGCTGATCCACGGTGAGCCTGGCCTCCTGCAGAGCCATCCCGGCGCAGGCCACGGCAAACTGCGAAAAACGGTCCAGCCGCCGGGCGATCTTGGCTTCCATAAATTTGAAGGGGTCAAAATCCTCGATGGAGGCGGCAATCCGTGATCGGAGAGCGGACGTGTCAAAGCGGGTGATTCGCCGGACAGCGGATTTTTCCCGGCAGATCCCTTGCCACAGGGCTTCCGAGCCGATGCCCAAAGGGGTGACGCAGCCGATTCCGGTAATAACAACGCGTTTCATGGGTTAACCTCAATAAGTTCTTTGATGCGTTTTAACGTTTTCTGCGCGACTTGTTTAACGAACATCTCTCCGATGATCCGTTCCGCCAGCCAGGGGCCTGGAGGCGGCCACTTCGGCTCAAATTGATGATGGATTTGAACGGACCAGACCGGCTGTCCGCCAGGGGTTTCACCCACTTGTTGGAAGATCCACTGAACCTCCATCCCTTTGGTAATCCCGCCGATGTGCGTAAAAAGGATTCGCTTTTCCTCCGGCAGGGGACGCTGGATCGCGCGCCACCACAGCGGAAGTCCTTTATGCCGGGCGGCCATCTCCACCGTGATTTGATTGCCCTTCTTCTGAAGCACTTTTACCCAGCGGTAATGGGGCAGGATCTCCGGCCATCGAGTGACATCCGCGGCGATCCGGAAGAGCCGGCCATACGGTGCCGTTATCTCTATGACGTTTGAGGTATTCATAAGGCCGGTACCAGAGAGTCGGATGTTTTTAATCGTGTTCGTGCCGCCAGCCACCGGAGGGCCGGTGGAAACATCCGAAGGCCCGAGACCAGCAGGTTCTGACTGAAACGATTGTCGAGAACCGACCTCAGCACGCGGTGGATCGGCAAGGGCCGGTCAAAACGATCATGCCAGGCCGCGGCGTAAGCTTCGTCAACCGGGCGCTTGGATTGCGTAAAGGCCTCCGCCAGAAGCCGGGATCCATAGAGGCTCATGGCGATACCTTCCCCAAGGAAAGGATCGATCACAAAGGCGGCGTCTCCGACAAACAGCCGCCGGCCGTCGGTGAGGCGGCGCAGCCCCATCACGACCGGACCCACCGCCTGCCAGGATGTGATCCGGTGCGCCTGGGCGAGATGCCGATGGAGGATCGGGTTCTGACGCATCCAGTGACTCAGGACGTTATCGAGGGCGGGACCGAGTGTTTTGATGGCGTTTTGAGTCGTCAACGCACAGACATTGACGCGCGTCGTGTCTTGCCGCGCCAAACCCACATACCCGCCGGGGATCAGGTCCAGTTCGACCTGCTGGGTCACGGACGGAATATTCTCAAAGATCGCCTGAAGGCCGTAATAGGCCGGGCCGTTGCCGATAGGAGGGGTCATGCGGCCGGTAGCGACAACGGTCCAGATCGACGAATCCGGTGCGTTGAGGCCATCGTGGTGTTCTTCTACCCAAACACCGACCGATTTTGCCCGCTGCAGTAAAAGGGAATCCAACGTTTCGCGTGCCAGAGACAGCCCCATTCCGGGCAATTCCGCTTCCGCGCGTTTACCGGATGGCGAGCTGACAACGATATGCCGGATCGGCCAGGCGCCGGCTTTTTGAATCAGCTCCAAAACGCCCAGTGCCTCCAGTTCCGGAAGGGTTTCCGGACTCAGAAAACCGCCGCAGAGTTTCGGGCGGGGGAAATGGTCTTTTTCGAAGAGACAGACCTGAAAGCCGGCCTGTGCCAGCCGGATCGCGCTGGAGGATCCGGCGGGTCCGCCGCCGATCACGATGATGTCAGGTGTGCCGGTCATTTTTTTCACCCGCGAGCGTCAGGCGGTAACCGAAATGCGTTTCAACCTTTACGTAAGAAAGGCCTGCTTCACGTGCAAAGCCTTCCAGTTCGGCCCGGGTAAAGGCGCGTTTCACCGACAGCGGTCCATCGTTCTGCACGATCGGATGCGCGCGGAGCAGCCGCGTCAATGTCCATATCCACGCCCAGGCCCTTCCGCTCCGTTCGAGATCATTCATGATAAGACCGCGCCGGGTCAAACGGTCACTGCGTTTGAGCAGCGCAACGATTTCTGGGTCAGACAAATGATGGAGACACAACGATGACAGGGCATAATCAAACGGTTCGCCGGAAGGGATGAAGGTGTTTAAATCCGAGTGAACAAGCGTAATTTCCGGATAGTCACGGCACGCCTGGCGGGCGTAGGTCAGGACCGCCTCATTGACGTCGATCCCCAAAATCTCGGCTCGAAAGCCCTTTCGCCGGCACCACCGCACGATGGCGCGCGGCATATCCGCGCCGCCGGTTCCCCAGTCGATGAAGCGGAGGCGTTCCCCCGGCTGCCATCGATGAGAAAAACGCCGGAGCCGCGCCAGCGTGGCCTGCACGCCGCCCAGCCATTCGTTCACGCGCTCCAAGGCGGTGAGAATGCGGGTGGTGGCCGCCGCATCCAGCGGTTCCAGGTCCATCCGTTCCGGTTCCCGGGACCGCTCCTTAAAAACGAAGCTCATACGGTATTCTATCAGGGTCGACGACGGACAAAATGAGATAAAATTGTCTTGTTCAATCGGTAAAAGTTCCAGTGAATCTTATGACAAATCCAACCGTTTTTAATGGATAAAGCCGGAGTCGCTTCCATCCTTGAGGAAATCGCCGTTCTGCTGGAGTTGAAGGGAGAAAATCCCTTCAAAATCCGAGCCTACCAGAATGCGGCGCGGCTTCTGCCGAGTCTTTCCGAAGACCTCGCTGCCCTCGTCAAAGAAAACCGTCTGGTGGATGTTCCCGGCATCGGCGAGGCTCTCGCCGAGAAGATCGCCCACCTGGTCACCACCGGAAAACTGCCTTACTACGAAGAGTTGCGTGAAAGCGTCCATCCTGGTCTTCTGGAGTTGACGCGACTCCAGGGTGTGGGGCCGAAGAAAGCGGTGCTTCTTTATGAGAAACTGGGAGTCAAGAATCTCCCGACGTTGAAGAAAGCCTGCCTGGAGGGGAAGGTCGCCAAGCTCAAAGGGTTTGGCGAAACCACGCAGGCCAATATTTTGAAAAGTATCCACTTTCTGGCGGAGCATGCCGCCGAGCATCTCCTCGACGATGCTCGCGCCCTGGCCGACGAGATAATCGGCCGGCTGAGAAAACTTCCCCACGTCAAACAGATCGCTTTCTGCGGGAGTCTACGCCGCCACAAGGAAACCGTCCACGATGTGGATATTCTGGTGTCGAGTGACAAGCCCGCCGGCCCGATTATGGAAACGTTCGTCAAATTACCGGGGGTCGTCCGGGTGCTTGGCGAGGGGGACACCAAAGCGAGTGTTCTTTTTCACAACGGCATCCAGGTGGATCTCCGGGTGGTCAAAGAGGACGAGTATCCGTTTGCGCTTCATTACTTCACCGGCAGTAAAGAACACAATATTGTCATGCGTCAGCGTGCTCAGGCGCGGCATTTGAAGCTTTCCGAGTACGGTCTTTTCCGGAAGGGAAATAAACGCGTGCCTTGCCGTGATGAGGCGGAGCTGTATGCCAAACTGGGGCTGTCCTTCATTCCGCCGGAGCTTCGCGAGGACCGCGGGGAGTTCGAGGCGGCGGAGAAGGGTCTTCTGCCGAAGCTTCTCGAGACCAAGGATCTCCGGGGTATCTTTCATGTTCACAGCAACTGGAGCGACGGCACGGTGGAGCTGGAGGAAATGATCCAGGCAGCGCAGGAGATGGGTTTTGAGTACGTCGGGATTTCGGATCATTCCCAGGCGGCTTCCTATGCCGGCGGGCTGACTCTCGAGCGTCTGCGTCAGCAGCGTCAGGCGATTGAGCGCTTACAAAAACGCTTCAAGATTCATATTTTCTGGGGGACGGAGTGTGATGTCCTGAAAGACGGCCGGCTGGATTACCCGGATGACGTCCTTAAGGATTTTGATTTTGTGATCGCCTCGGTGCATTCGCTCTATACGATGCCGGAAGCGGAGATGACCGCGCGTATCGTCCAGGCGCTCCAGAATAAGTTCGTGACGATCCTGGGGCATTTGACAGGCCGGCTCCTGCTCCGGCGCCAGCCTTACGCGGTGAACGTCGAGGAAGTGCTGAAGGCCGCGGGCCGGGAAGGCGTGGCGGTCGAAATCAATACGCTGGCCGACCGGCTGGACATCGACTGGCGCTGGATTCCCCGCGCCAGGGAACTCGGCTGCCGGTTTTCGATTGATCCGGATGCGCACGCGAAAGAAGACCTTCATGGGTATGTTCGGGGTGTCGGGATCGCGCGCAAAGGCTGGCTGACGAAAGAGGATGTTATTACTACGCTGCCGTTGGAGCAGATAAAAACATATCTGAAAAAACGTCGGTAGGTACCCTCACCCGCGCCTGTCCGGCCAATGGCCGTCCGGCTTGCCCTCCCCCTCAGCAGGGGGAGGGAATATAAGATTGCTCGACCCCCTCTCCCTGCTGAGGGAGAGGGGCGGGGGTGAGGGTAAAATCGAATAAGGAGTTGTTTCGTGGTCCAAAAGGCAAAAAATATCCTGCGCCTGCTGCGGAAGCAGTGGCCGGTGACGCGCTGCGAGTTGCTCCACAAGAACCCGCTGGAGCTGATGGTTGGGGTCATTTTGTCCGCCCAATCAACGGATCAACGCGTCAACTCGGTTACCCGGGGGCTTTTCCGAAAGTACCATACCGCCGCCGGCTTTGCGGCGTCCAACCCGGCTGTTTTCGAGAAGGAAATCCGCAGTACCGGATTTTTCCGCAGCAAGACGAGAAGCATCCGGTCCGCGTGCCGGGTTCTGGTGGAGCGGTTCAAAGGGAAAGTGCCGAAAACCATGGACGAGTTATTGGACGTGCCCGGCATTGGCCGTAAAAGCGCCAATGTGCTTCTCGGGGCCGCCTATGGCATCGCTTCCGGGGTTGTCGTTGACACGCACATGATCCGGCTCTCTCACCGGCTGGGATTATCGAAGCAGGAAGACCCGGTTAAAATCGAGATGGATTTGAACAAATTAATCCCGTCGTCCCAGTGGATCTTTTTCTCGCAGGCCATGGTGCTTCACGGCCGCTACATCTGCATCGCGCGCCGGCCGCGTTGCTGGGAATGTGAACTGATTAACGTGTGCCCTTATTCGGACAAAGTGCTTTCCCCGGACAAAGACGAAGCCACTCCTCCCCGAACAACCATCAGCGGACTTCCTGTCCACGTGCGGAAATGACCCGGCTCTCCTTTGCGGAATATATGGACCAGACGCTTTACGGGCCGCAGGGGTATTACGCTTCCGGTGCGGCGGCCAGCGGCCGGGCCGGGGATTACTTTACAGCTCCGGATGTGAGCCCGGTGTTTGGCCGGTTGCTCGCCGCCATCTGGATGCGGTGGGCGAATGAGTTTGCCGCGCGGCCCTTTCACCTCGTCGAGATGGGAGCCGGCGAAGGCCATCTGGCCCGCGCGATCGGAGCGGCGATCCAAAAAGACCACCGCGAGCAACTCGGTAGATTGAACTATATCGCTGTTGAGCGCAGCCCGACCCGATGTCGTTCCCTGGAATTGCTCGAGTCGTCCATGCCCTGTCCCTTCCGGGTCCTGCCAGATCTGTCTTCCCTGAAGGCTTCTCCTCTGACCGGATGTTTTTTCGCCAACGAATTGATTGATGCGTTTCCCGTGCACCGGGTGCGTAACCATCAAGGGCGACTCCAGGAAGCGTATGTGGAACAAACCGCTAGCGGAAAGAGGCTAGTGTGGACCGATCCCTCGACCTCATGTCTAGAAGCTTATTTCGCTCGAATTGGAATCCGGTTATCCCCAACTCGTCATCCCCCGCAGTTGTTGGCGGGGGATCTATCGTCACACGGCATGATGGATTCCCGGCCAGAGACCGCCGGGAATGACGGGGTAAGGGTTGAAGAATCGTGGTTGCCGGAAGGATATGAGACGGAAATCAATCTGGCGATGGGAGAGTGGATCCGGAGTGTGGCGGCCTCGCTCTCCTCGGGGCTGGTGGCCCTTATCGACTATGGCCGTCCGGCGCACGAGTATTATCACCCGGAGCGCTCCCGTGGCACCTTGCGGGGATTCATCCGTCATGCGGTGCGAAGTGATGTCTTGTCGGATGAGATCATGGACATGACCGCGGATGTCGATTTTACGAGTCTGGCGCTCGACGCGCAGGAAGCGGGATTGTGTCCTCTTGCGTACATGGATATGGGCTCTTTTTTGATGACGAGCGCGCGTTTTTTGTGGGAAAACAGATTGTCATTCCCCGCGGGTTCTGGCGGGGAATCTATACCTAACGCCAAGATGGATCTCCTGCCAGTGACCGCAGGGGATGACGGAGTTGGTCGGGAGTGGGCCGGTTTGCGCTACCTGGTCCATCCGGAGGGCCTGGGGAGCGCTTTTCAGGTTCTCGTGCTCGGCAAAGGACTCGATCCGCGGGATTGGCTTTTTGAAGGCAACCGGTTGAGTCGTCTGGGATTAACAAACCATGATTGAAATCGACGCTTTGATTTTCGATCTCGACGGCACGCTGATCGATTCCGCGGCGGATCTGATCGATTCCGTGCGCACCTTTCAGCAGCGCCACGGTCTGCCGCCCGGTTCGGAGTCCCTGATCACCTCGTTTGTCGGCGACGGAGTCGTGGCGCTGGTCCAGCGGGCGGTGCCCGGACTGCACGGAGAGAAACTTCGTCAGGGAGTCGATTATTTTAAACGGTATTACCGCCGGCATTGTCTGGATAAAACTCGTCTTTATCCCGGAGTCAAGGATGTTCTGGGCCACTTCCGCGACAAAAAATTGGCGGTGATTACGAATAAACCGATGCGTGCCACTCAGCATATTCTCGAAGGATTGGGGATCCTCTCCCGTTTTCAAGTCGTTCTCGGCGGCGATTCGTTGCCGACCAAGAAACCTGACCCGGAACCCATCCGTTATGCGTTGATGAAGATGCATGTTCGTGATTCGCATCGGGCTGTTGTTGTTGGAGACAGCATCAACGATATTCTGGCAGGACGAAGAGCGGGTTGTTGTACCTGCGGGGTTATCTCATGCTTCGGGAATCCAGATCAGATGAGACAGGCCAAGCCCGATAAGGTCGTTCTCAACACGCTTGAATTGATGCGTATTTTCAACTAAATTAAACCCTGTTTTCCGCATCCTCACAGAAATCTCAACGATCCTCACATTCCCCGCAAGGTAATAGGTAAGAACATATCTAAGAATCAAGCCAATTAATTGTTACTAATATTTTACTTTCCTTTGATCCAGCTTCCCTTATAAAAGGAACGTGGCTCCACAACCTCTACCTCATCCGGTTGCCCTCTCCCGCCGATTACGCGTTCACGCGCGATGGTTTGTTTTAACCCTCACCAGCCTCCTGATCATCTGTCTCTCTCTCTCAACCGTCTTCGCCTCGTTTGAAGAGTTGCCCACCGGTGGCCGCGCCGCCGGTCTAGGGAATGCGTTTACCGGTATTGCCGATGACGTCTATTCGATTTACTACAACCCGGCCGGCCTAGTCCAACTGCATCGCTCGGAATTCACCGCCTACTACTCGAAACTGTACGCGGGGTTATCGGATGGATCCTCCATCGGCCGTTCGTTTGTGGCTTACGCCCATCCGATGAAGACCAGAGGGACGTTCGGGATCAGCTACTTGTCCTTGTCCCTGGCGGACCTGTATTCGGAAAGTACCGTGGCCCTCAGCTACGCCCATGCGCTCGGCATGAAATGGAACCTGGGCGGAAACCTAAAGTTCTTGCGGAAATCCTTCGGATCAGATACGTATACCCAGAATGCCATTAATTCGGATACGGGGGCTCCCTTGGGAGGGGCCGATCCCCTCTTCGCGCAGAACGGCAGTTCGAAATCCGGGATGGCGGTTGATCTGGGCGCGCAATACCGGCTCTCGCGCATTTACGGCATCGGGATTACGATCTTGAACATGAATTCGCCCAACATGGCGTTGTCCTCCGACGATTCAGATCCGGTCAGCGCCGTCTACAAAGTGGGGCTGGCCCGCCGGACCAAAACCTCTGCCGTCGACGCTGAGTTCTCGATGCAGAAGTTCACCCAGGAGGAGTTCCGTTTGAATATCGGAGGGGAGCGCTGGTTCGGCAACGGGCTGGGGGTTCGGGGCGGACTGGGATTTGGACAGCGGGGTTACCAGCTGACATCGATTGGTTTTGCCTACCGCTGGGAAAGCCTTCAAGTGGATTACGCGTTGATTTATCCGCTGAGCGGAATCAAAGGCACCTTCGGAACGCATCAGGTATCCATGACATTCCGGTTTGGAAGGAGAAGTTGAGTATGAAACACCTAAACGATTTTCGATGGATTTGTGGATCGATGGTCTTGAGCCTGGTGCTCCTGTCGGGGGTCCTGGGCCCGGTTCCGGTTGGGGCGTGGAGTTGGGACGAAGACGAGATCGCGGCCCAGGATGATCTCGCCGTTCAGCTGGAGGGCTATCACAAGCGCGTGGAAAGCGGGATCTCGCTCCAGGAGCGCATCGTTCTGCTGGATCGCCTGATCAAGCTCTATAAAATCCGGGGACGCGATACGAGGTTTCTCGAAGACGAGCGGGCGCAGGTGCTGGCGGATGACCAGGCGCTGCAGTCGGTGAGCGCGATCTCGCGCGAGAAATCACAGGCCCTCTACCAGCAGGGGTTGGAGCAGGCCCGTCTGGGGAATTACAAGCAGGCGCAGACCGCGTTCCTCGAAGCCGAACGCCTCAATTCGAACGACAAGATCATCGCCGAGATGCGTCAAAAAGTGGATGCGGTGGCCACCATTTTGCCTCAGGCGCCGACGGAACCGAACTCCGGCGATCTGGTCAAACGCGGAGTCATGCAGTATCTGCAGAACGATCCCGCCAAAGCCCTCAATTTCCTGATGTATGCGCAACAGAAGAACCCCCAGGACCAGGACATCCCGGAACTGGTGGACATGGTGAAAAAGTCCGCGCCGGAATCCATGGAAATTCTGGATACGCGTTTAAATCTGATCGACCAGAAACTTCAAAAAGCGCTTGAAAAAATATACTCCGGAGAATACCTGGTGGCCGCCAAAGAATGTCAAGAAGTGTTAGATCTGGAGCCGGACAATGCGCTGGCGCTGACCCGGTTGGGATCGGTGTATTACGCGATGGGACAGGTGAAACAAGCCCGTGTGTATTGGCAGCAGGCCTTCGCTCTGGACCCGAAAAACGATGTGCTCAAGAGTTTCCTGCAGCAATCCACGACGGAAACAGACCGGGCGCCGGCCCAGGCGTTGACGTATAAGGTCGAAAAGGGCGATACGCTGATGATTATCGCTGAAAAGATCTACAAAAACCGCAGCGTGTGGCGAAAAATCTATGACGCCAACCGCGCGTATATGAAGAATCCGTATCAACTGGTCGTCGGTCAGGTGCTGGTGTTGCCGCCGGGAGTCACGCAGCAGTTGCAGCGGTAAAGGATGAAAGAGTCTTCAATGAAACGGATCCATCGATGGCCTCTCTGGCTCCTGGCCGGCTTGCTGGTCGGCGGGGCCCGCTTTTCCCTGGCCAAATTCGAACAGGAGCAACTGGCGTTGGAAGCCCAGATGCAGCAGCGCATCGAAAGCGTCCTGGCCAAGACCCTGCCTCCCAACAGCTACCTGGTGACCGTCAAGATTGAGATGGAGAAAAATGCGGCGACAACCAGTGTCAGGTCCACGGCCGGAGGCAATCGCGCCAAAAATCAGTTCTTGAATGAAAACCGCTACATCCTTCCGGGCGTTCCGCAAAAGAAAGAGTACGGTGCGCCCAACGAACCGGCTTCCAACGAAACGGTGGTCAACGCGGTTTCCGGGGAAGCTCTGATTCGAAAAATGAGTATCACGGTTCTGGTCGCCCCCGAAATCACGTCGGATCAGATCCGGGCGATTCGGGATGTCTTAAGCGCCACGATCCCGTTTAATCCGTTCCGGGGCGATGAAATGGATATTCAGAACTCTCCGCTGATCGGCAATCATGCCGCGCCGCCGGCCGGGGGATCCACGGTGAGTACGACTCCGGTCGTCAGCCGAGGAGGAGGGTTCCCCAACGGGATGAATGATCGTTCCACACTGATTTTCACCATCCTGCTGATCCTGGTGGCGATCATTTTGCTGATTTTGGTCGCTTTCCTGTTTGGGCCGGTTCGGGCTTTCTCGAACCGGTTGTTGGCGATGCTGCCCCGCGTGGGGGAACAAGCGGCCTACGCCGTGAACAGCGCGTCGTCCAAAACCCCTTCCCCTGCGCAGGGGGGTGAAACTGTTACCCTGCACAACGGCGTGAACGGTTACTTCGGCCCGGACAGCGGCAACGGAGCCGACGTCCCGTTCCGGTTCATTCACGAAAACCAGTTGAACAAGCTCCCCATTCTGATCCGCCAGATGAGCGCGCCTCAGGCCGCGCTGGTCCTGGCGTACCTGCCTCCGGAATGGGCGAGCCGGGTGCTGAATTCCCTGGATGCGGAGGCCCAATCGGCCATCATGAGCGAGCTGAGTCAGGCCCGCGAGGTGCCTTCGGAAGTCGTGAAAGAAGTCGAAGAACAGGTGAAAAGCCGGCTTCCGTATCTCGTCGGCGGCGTCGAGTGGATCGAGGCGGTGTATCAGCTGACGCAGCCGCAGACCCAGCGGGCGCTGCTCGACACGCTGGATCAGCAGGTGCCGGAGCTCGCGCAATCGCTGCGCCAGAAAACATTCTTTATTGAGGACGTGAACATCTTGAACCCGGGTGCCTTGCGGCTCCTGGTTCAGGAGCTGGGCTATCCGGCGACGGCTCTGGCGCTGAAAGCCGAAGAGTCTCCGGTGCGCGAGGCCATACTGAGTAAGCTCCCGGCGGCAACACGTGAAATTATTCAACAGGAGCTGGAGATGTCGGGCAGCGACGCCGTGGCCTTGCAGGAGGCCCGAACCCGTCTGATGGGCCTGGGCCGCCGGCTGCTGGCGGAGGGACGGATCAGTTTGCCGGAGAGAAAGTAAATAGGACCCGCGGCGGATGAGTTAATCGCCGCAGGTCCCGTCGAAAAGGAATAACGAACGGGAGCGCTTCATGGATTGGATGACCCCTCTGGGTTACTTGATTGGATTAGGCACCGTTGGATACGTGCTGGTCAGCGGCAACGCCGTTGGCCTGATCTTTAATCTGCACGCGATCATTCTCGTTTATGGGGGGACGCTCGGGGCGACGCTTTTAAGCTACCCGCAATCGGTCTTGATTCAGTCGATCCGGGCGTTGCGCATTTTTCTTTTTCCAGGGGCCCGGCCCGGGGCGAATGTCCTCATTCAGATTTTGATGAGGCTTTCGGATAAAGCGCGGCGGCAGGGGGTGGACAGCCTTGCGCCCGATCTCGATCAAATCGGCATTTCATTTTTATCCCACGGGCTTCGCATGGTGATGGATGGCCTGCCCGCGGAGATGGTCCGGAGCAATCTGATCAAAGAGATCCGTTTTTCCCGGGATCGTCATATGCAGACCGCCAATGTGTTTCGCAGCGCCGCCGCCTATGCTCCGATTTTTGGATTGCTGGGAACGCTGGTCGGGGTCGTGCAGGTGCTGATGACCCTGACCGATCCCAAAACCATCGGTTCGTCCATGGCGATCGCCATGACCGCCACGTTTTACGGAATTTTTGGAGCTAATTTCATCTTTCTGCCCATCGCCGGCAAGCTCAATGTCTATGCGCAGGAAGAAGTGTTTCTGGAAGAACTGATGATCGAAGGGATTTTGTCGATCCAGCAGAATGAAGTGCCGGCGTTGGCGGCCCGGAAGCTCCAGTCGTTTGCCGAAGCGCACAAATGGGATCAAATCCAGCCGGGGCGTGGAGGAGGACCGGCGGGACAGAGAACCGCCTAAACAGCCATGGCGTTCGA
This genomic stretch from Elusimicrobiota bacterium harbors:
- a CDS encoding type IX secretion system membrane protein PorP/SprF, whose product is MAPQPLPHPVALSRRLRVHARWFVLTLTSLLIICLSLSTVFASFEELPTGGRAAGLGNAFTGIADDVYSIYYNPAGLVQLHRSEFTAYYSKLYAGLSDGSSIGRSFVAYAHPMKTRGTFGISYLSLSLADLYSESTVALSYAHALGMKWNLGGNLKFLRKSFGSDTYTQNAINSDTGAPLGGADPLFAQNGSSKSGMAVDLGAQYRLSRIYGIGITILNMNSPNMALSSDDSDPVSAVYKVGLARRTKTSAVDAEFSMQKFTQEEFRLNIGGERWFGNGLGVRGGLGFGQRGYQLTSIGFAYRWESLQVDYALIYPLSGIKGTFGTHQVSMTFRFGRRS
- a CDS encoding tetratricopeptide repeat protein, whose translation is MKHLNDFRWICGSMVLSLVLLSGVLGPVPVGAWSWDEDEIAAQDDLAVQLEGYHKRVESGISLQERIVLLDRLIKLYKIRGRDTRFLEDERAQVLADDQALQSVSAISREKSQALYQQGLEQARLGNYKQAQTAFLEAERLNSNDKIIAEMRQKVDAVATILPQAPTEPNSGDLVKRGVMQYLQNDPAKALNFLMYAQQKNPQDQDIPELVDMVKKSAPESMEILDTRLNLIDQKLQKALEKIYSGEYLVAAKECQEVLDLEPDNALALTRLGSVYYAMGQVKQARVYWQQAFALDPKNDVLKSFLQQSTTETDRAPAQALTYKVEKGDTLMIIAEKIYKNRSVWRKIYDANRAYMKNPYQLVVGQVLVLPPGVTQQLQR
- a CDS encoding FliG C-terminal domain-containing protein gives rise to the protein MKRIHRWPLWLLAGLLVGGARFSLAKFEQEQLALEAQMQQRIESVLAKTLPPNSYLVTVKIEMEKNAATTSVRSTAGGNRAKNQFLNENRYILPGVPQKKEYGAPNEPASNETVVNAVSGEALIRKMSITVLVAPEITSDQIRAIRDVLSATIPFNPFRGDEMDIQNSPLIGNHAAPPAGGSTVSTTPVVSRGGGFPNGMNDRSTLIFTILLILVAIILLILVAFLFGPVRAFSNRLLAMLPRVGEQAAYAVNSASSKTPSPAQGGETVTLHNGVNGYFGPDSGNGADVPFRFIHENQLNKLPILIRQMSAPQAALVLAYLPPEWASRVLNSLDAEAQSAIMSELSQAREVPSEVVKEVEEQVKSRLPYLVGGVEWIEAVYQLTQPQTQRALLDTLDQQVPELAQSLRQKTFFIEDVNILNPGALRLLVQELGYPATALALKAEESPVREAILSKLPAATREIIQQELEMSGSDAVALQEARTRLMGLGRRLLAEGRISLPERK
- a CDS encoding MotA/TolQ/ExbB proton channel family protein translates to MDWMTPLGYLIGLGTVGYVLVSGNAVGLIFNLHAIILVYGGTLGATLLSYPQSVLIQSIRALRIFLFPGARPGANVLIQILMRLSDKARRQGVDSLAPDLDQIGISFLSHGLRMVMDGLPAEMVRSNLIKEIRFSRDRHMQTANVFRSAAAYAPIFGLLGTLVGVVQVLMTLTDPKTIGSSMAIAMTATFYGIFGANFIFLPIAGKLNVYAQEEVFLEELMIEGILSIQQNEVPALAARKLQSFAEAHKWDQIQPGRGGGPAGQRTA